A genomic stretch from Alphaproteobacteria bacterium includes:
- a CDS encoding DUF3489 domain-containing protein codes for QEARSNRHPQERSDRTATSSNTIRSLIKRGLIAERNAAPDDAVWRETGDVRLTLVITGPGLAAIGVDPVEAPSDSATKPTRKHSKQTMLIDLLKRPDGASIDELSLALDWQAHSVRGAISGALKKKLGFTVMSEANATRGRVYRIAAEG; via the coding sequence CCAAGAAGCACGATCAAATCGTCACCCGCAAGAGCGGTCAGACCGGACGGCTACGTCATCGAACACCATCAGAAGCCTGATCAAGCGCGGCCTGATCGCCGAACGGAACGCGGCTCCCGATGACGCGGTCTGGCGCGAAACCGGTGATGTCCGTCTGACACTTGTCATTACCGGCCCCGGCCTTGCCGCAATCGGCGTCGATCCGGTGGAAGCGCCTTCGGATAGCGCCACGAAGCCAACGCGCAAGCACAGCAAACAGACGATGCTGATCGACCTGCTGAAGCGTCCCGATGGCGCCAGTATCGACGAATTGAGCCTGGCCCTGGACTGGCAGGCCCATTCGGTGCGTGGCGCCATCAGCGGCGCCTTGAAGAAGAAGCTCGGCTTCACGGTAATGTCCGAGGCGAACGCCACGCGCGGCCGCGTTTATCGCATCGCGGCGGAGGGCTGA